The region GTATAGAAGTCTGGTGATGATGGCGGAGGGGATACACGCGTACCCATCCCGAACACGACCGTTAAGCCCTCCAGCGCCGATGGTACTTGGACCGGGAGGTCCTGGGAGAGTAGGACGTTGCCAGGCAAATGATCCGCAGTAGCTCAATGGTGGAGCACCCGGCTGTTAACCGGTAGGTTGCAGGTTCGAGTCCTGCCTGCGGAGCCATGCTCCTGTAGCTCAGTCGGCAGAGCGCTTCCATGGTAAGGAAGAGGTCGCAGGTTCGATTCCTGTCGGGAGCACCATATAAGTGGCCCGTTGGTCAAGTGGTTAAGACACCGCCCTTTCACGGCGGTAACAGGGGTTCGAATCCCCTACGGGTCACCACTTTCATAAATATCTACTGAGTAGGGAGATGAGAACCCCTAAGGGTTCGTCGGAAACACTGTGAACAAGGACCGTAAGGGACGCAGTGAACAGATGTTGGAGTCACGACGAAGGAGTGTATCCCCTACGGGTCACCACTTTCATAAATATCTACTGAGTAGATTTCATAAACTATGGACGGTTAGCTCAGCTGGGAGAGCACCTGCCTTACAAGCAGGGGGTCGGCGGTTCGATCCCGTCACCGTCCACCATTTTTTTCACAGACTCGAAGGAATACTCTTGGTAAAAAGCAAAGTTTTGACTGATTTCTAAGATTGCCGGTGTAGCTCAATTGGTAGAGCAACTGACTTGTAATCAGTAGGTTGGGGGTTCAAGTCCTCTCGCCGGCACCATTTTAGGAGTAAGAGATGTGAGATATATTCTAGTGCGGAGGGGTACCAAAGTGGCCAAATGGGGCGGACTGTAAATCCGTTGGCATCGCCTTCGTAGGTTCGAATCCTACCCCCTCCACCATGAGTTGATTGATGGGCATTAGCCAAGCGGTAAGGCAACGGACTTTGACTCCGTGATTCCCTGGTTCGAATCCAGGATGCCCAGCCATTTTAGTGAGCCATTAGCTCAGTTGGTAGAGCACCTGACTTTTAATCAGGGTGTCGAAGGTTCGAGTCCTTCATGGCTCACCATCTTAATTGCGGGTGTGGCGGAATTGGCAGACGCACTAGACTTAGGATCTAGCGCCTCGTGCGTGGGGGTTCAAGTCCCTCCACCCGCACCATACGCGGAAGTGGCTCAGGGGTAGAGCATCGCCTTGCCAAGGCGAGGGTCGCGGGTTCGAATCCCGTCTTCCGCTCCATCATTGAATAAACATCCCCGGAATTAAGTCAAGGGGATTCGAAACCAGCCTGGAACAGGCGGAGGGGACATGGAACACCACTTGAAACATTCATAAAAAAGGATCCTCGATAGGGGGATTTTTTATTTAGGATAATCAGTAACTTTATTATCATTTGCGGGTGTAGTTCAATGGTAGAACATCGGCCTTCCAAGCCGAATGCGTGGGTTCGATTCCCATCACCCGCTCCATAGACATATGGGGCATTAGCTCAGCTGGGAGAGCGCTACACTGGCAGTGTAGAGGTCAGCGGTTCGATCCCGCTATGCTCCACCATAAACTGTAATTGAAAGTAAGTCACTAGGATTAGTGACTTTTTTTATATATAAAATACTTGAAAATTAACAGATATATAGTATACTATACTTCATAGTTTTAAATCATAGTTATCTTATATGATTTGTGGTTTAATAATTTTATTGATAGATATTGGGGGTAAGAGATGACTTTTGATGTACCCTTTATGATAGATCAAATTCCTCGCTTTATAGATGGGGCTTTGATGACTTTAGCGGTTGGGTTGATTGTAATGATTACTTCAACGGTTATCGGGTTTATCAACGCAACCATTTTATTTTTTCGATGGAAGGGGATTCGGATATTCATCCGATGGTATGTAGAATTCTCACGTAATACGCCCCTATTGGTTCAGATATTTTTTCTGTTTTTCGCCTTACCGTCATTGGGTATAAAAATGTCTCCATTTACCACAGCGATCGTAGGCATGACTTTCCTTGGCGGTGGGTACACAACGGAAATTTTTCGATCAGGAATTGAGGCGGTACCAAGAGGGCAAATTGAAGCAGGTCTGGCACTTGGAATGTCTAAATGGCAAACTTATTGCTTTGTGGTGATTCCGCAGGCATTAAAGATAGCTATGGCCGCGTTTATTGGGAATGTTATTTTCCTTTTAAAGGAAACTTCCATCGTTTCGGCTATTGGAGTACAGGAACTGTTATATACAGCCACAGATATCATCGCCACATACTATAAGACATTTGAGATGTTTGCTCTATTGGCCCTTTCCTACCTGTTTTTAATTCTTCCTTTATCTGCCTTGCTATCCATGGTGGAAAGGAGGGTAAACCGTGAGCAGTTCGCCGATTGATGTTTTGATCCAATCTGTTCCTTTATTAATGAAAGGGCTTCTTCATACCATATTGATTGCTGTCTATTCTCTGGTGATCAGCACAGTTGGAGGGGTCGTTTTCGGGGTAATCAGAACGATTAGAGTAAAATGGGTTCGCTTTATTTCAAGAACTTACGTGGAAATTTTCCGAGCCATTCCTGTTCTGGTTACCATGTTTTTCTTCTTCTTTGGGCTTCCTATTTTTTTTGGAATGGATGTTCCTAGCAAAGTAGCAGCAGTGACTGCTCTCTCGTTATGGGGAATCGCGGAAATTGGAGAAATTGCCCGCGGTGCACTGCAGTCATTGCCCAAGGGGCAGGAGGAAGCGGGCAAATCTCTGGGAATGACGATGAGGCAAATATACCAATATATTCTTGTTCCACAGGCGGTTCGTCGCATGATTCCCCCAACAATGAATATGTATACTCGGATTATCAAAACCACGTCCATCTCAGTTTTGATCGGAGTAACGGAAGTGATGAAGGTGGGACAGGATATTACCCAAAGGACGGGTCAGCCTATCATCATTTATGGCATGATATTGGTATTTTATTTTTTATTATGTTATCCACTGTCCGAATGGTCCAGAAGATTGGAAGTGAAAAGGACGTATTAAATTCATCTTTTCAAAAATCAACTAGATAAATCTTGGAGAGGAGAGAAGTGAAGGATATGAAAAAAATCACCATGTGGTTCTTGTTGGTTGGCTTCGTTTTTGGTTTGGTTTTGGTTGGCTGCAGCAGCCAAACCCAGGAGGAAAAAGCAGGGGAAAATGGAAAAGGAACCATTGAATCCATTAAAGAAAGAGGAAGGCTCATCATAGGAGTAAAAACAGATTTTCCGCCTTTCGGGTATGTAGATGAAAAAGGTGACATTACCGGTTTTGAAGTGGCCCTGGCCAAGCGTTTTGCCAAGGAGTTGTTTGGCGACGAGTCAAAAGTAGAACTTGTTCCGGTTACCGGGCCAAACCGCGTTCCTTATCTCCAATCAGATAAAGTGGATATCATTCTGGCTACCATGTCAGTGACAGAAGACAGGGAAAAAGTGGTTGACTTTACCAACCCTCATTTTAAAACTTCTTCAGCCGTTATTGTAAGAGCAGATAGCGATATCCAAGCAATTAAAGATTTGGCTGGGAAAAAAGTCATTGTCGTAAAAGGTTCAACAGGCGATATCAATATGACGAAACTAGTTCCCGATGCAGAATTATTGAAATTAGGAAATAATACGGAGGCCTTGCAGGCATTAAAGGATGGCCGCGGGGATGCCTACATGCAGGATAATGTAATGCTGTACTATTGGGCGCGCAATAACGGAGGTTTCCGTATTCTGGATGAACAAGTGGACCCTACTCCATGGGCGCCCGCTGTAAAAGAAGGGAATACCGAATTAAAAGAATGGATTAATCAAACCCTTGAGAAGTTAGGGGAAGAGCAATACATGCACAAGCTATATGATGAATATCTAAAAGATCAACTTGGCTCTGACTTAAATCCTGATGATTTTGTTGTTGAAGGTGGCAAACTCTAATAATTCAGGAGTAAATTCACTCAAAATAGAGTAGATCCTATAGCCCATTATTTTTCCGATTTTTAGGAAGATAATGGGCTTTAATTATAAATATACAAAGGTTTGTTCAGTTGAGTCACTGCTGGGGAACCATATACAATAAGACTGTTGGCAAAGAAACTGTTCATATCATATAAGGAGGGTGGAGCAATTGAAGAAAAACATAGCGCTCATTGGAGTGCCGATGGATTTAGGTGCTGACCGAAGAGGAGTAGATATGGGTCCCAGCGCCATTCGGTATGCTGGAGTTGAAAAGCGATTAATCAACTTAGGTTATATAGTTGAAGACTTGGGAGATATTACAGTTCCCCGCCCCAAAAAACTGGAAACGGTTCCAAATCACAATCTTAAATATTTAGAAGAAGTGGCTGAAGCCAATGAAGAACTGTCCAAAATTGTATCA is a window of Microaerobacter geothermalis DNA encoding:
- a CDS encoding amino acid ABC transporter permease produces the protein MSSSPIDVLIQSVPLLMKGLLHTILIAVYSLVISTVGGVVFGVIRTIRVKWVRFISRTYVEIFRAIPVLVTMFFFFFGLPIFFGMDVPSKVAAVTALSLWGIAEIGEIARGALQSLPKGQEEAGKSLGMTMRQIYQYILVPQAVRRMIPPTMNMYTRIIKTTSISVLIGVTEVMKVGQDITQRTGQPIIIYGMILVFYFLLCYPLSEWSRRLEVKRTY
- a CDS encoding transporter substrate-binding domain-containing protein, whose protein sequence is MKKITMWFLLVGFVFGLVLVGCSSQTQEEKAGENGKGTIESIKERGRLIIGVKTDFPPFGYVDEKGDITGFEVALAKRFAKELFGDESKVELVPVTGPNRVPYLQSDKVDIILATMSVTEDREKVVDFTNPHFKTSSAVIVRADSDIQAIKDLAGKKVIVVKGSTGDINMTKLVPDAELLKLGNNTEALQALKDGRGDAYMQDNVMLYYWARNNGGFRILDEQVDPTPWAPAVKEGNTELKEWINQTLEKLGEEQYMHKLYDEYLKDQLGSDLNPDDFVVEGGKL
- a CDS encoding amino acid ABC transporter permease, with protein sequence MTFDVPFMIDQIPRFIDGALMTLAVGLIVMITSTVIGFINATILFFRWKGIRIFIRWYVEFSRNTPLLVQIFFLFFALPSLGIKMSPFTTAIVGMTFLGGGYTTEIFRSGIEAVPRGQIEAGLALGMSKWQTYCFVVIPQALKIAMAAFIGNVIFLLKETSIVSAIGVQELLYTATDIIATYYKTFEMFALLALSYLFLILPLSALLSMVERRVNREQFAD